A region of the Apium graveolens cultivar Ventura chromosome 6, ASM990537v1, whole genome shotgun sequence genome:
TGGAAAAAAGGCTTGTCCTCACCAAGGAAAATATGGAATCCCCAGGAGAAGGAAAACATGGGATTCTCCATAATTTTGAGAAGATGATAAGAGATATTTACTCATATAATTTTAGTAGGTACTTTTTAAAGAATTTCTTCATTGAATAGGTAGAGGTGGATTTCCATAAGGGCAAAGGCCACTAAAGATACACTTCATGTTGAAGGCCTCCTGATAtgtgtcctcattggggatgtgtGATTAATTTTAGTGTGTGATTTGAGAAttcattttttaatataaatgGATGTATTTTTTGGAGGACTTATGAGTAATCCTTCACTTTGCATTCAAAAACTTGGGATCACTTGTTGTGTTATCTGGAAGGGGCTTCACATTGGGGATAAAGATTTGCGTCACAGTTGGGGGAAAAAATGGTTATACGTGTGTTGATAGATAAAGGAAATAACTGGTAGTAGAATGTTATCAATGGCAAGGGAGAAGCATGATTGTTAAAGTCCTGCGATTATAGAAGGTTACTAGGCCATTGCGGTTGGTCCCATAATTGGACATTCCTAAAGTTAGTAGAATAATGTTTTCAGACTATAAGAAAAACTACTTCCTAGAACGGTTTTGCACGGTTGTCTGCCACTAAAATTTTTTATCGTTTATCGAGGCGCCGTGTGATTGAACTCAGATAATGGTTACCTAAATGACATGGTGTGACTAATGGTTATTTCAATAGCCAAGAAATAAGAGGGAAAGTAGAAAAATGCAAAGGGAGAGTTGGGATAATTTTCGCATATCCATTTTTCAAAACAACACAACCATATAAAGAAAGAAACTACTATTGCTCCAAATAACTAGGGAACTACTGGAAACGTGGGCATCCCcattatttcatttattttagTAACAACCAAGACTAACCCAAACTAATTCAAAACACTGCATAGCCAACTTAATGCATATAACAATCCACCCCACTTGAAGACACCTTGCCTCAAGGTGAAATTGTGGAAAAATGTGAGTAAAATGCCACTTGTTCTCCCAGGTTGTGTTTTCAGGAGTCTGTCCCTCCCATTGCACTAGGATCTCCATCTTAGGGCGATACTTTCCTCTCTGCACAACCCTCTCCTCCAAGATATGTTCTGGCTGAAGTTCTGCCGTTGACTTACTAGGTTCGCTAATGAACAACGGGAACGGTTCCGGAATAGAAACTTCACTCTTCCGTAAGAGACTCACATGAAACATGTTATGAACCAAGGATCCCTGACGTAACTCAAGTCGATACACAACAGACCCCAAGTTAGCAAGAATTTTGTAAGGACTAAAAAACCTCGGACTTAACTTGGCCAAAGATCGAGAAACCATTCTTGACTCTCTATACGGCTGCAATTTAACATAAACATAATCTCCTACCTCATATGCTAACTCTCTTCCGTGACGGTCTGCAAACTGCTTCATTCGGTTCTGGGCGTCCAGAAGATTGGTGCGGAGAGTTTTAAGCAACAAATCCATGTCTTGGAGATAATCATCTACAGCTTGCACCTGAGTTGTACCCGGAATATACGACAAAAGTCTGAGGGAAATCGACCATACACAACCTGAAAAGGAGTGAGCTTGGTGGACGTATGGGTCAAGGTATTATAGCTATATTCAGCCCAGGCTAACCAATCCTCCCATTTCTTCAGCTTTTCAGACACAAAACAACGCAAGTACTATTCCAAAATCCGGTTAACAACTTCTGTTTGCCCATTCGATTGCGGGTGGTAGCTCGAACTCATCTAGAAAATGGTACCCTATAACTTAAAGAGAGCCTGCCAAAAAGAACTGATGAAGACCTTATCAAGATCACTTACAATAGTTAAAGGAACACCATATAAAtgaaaaatgttagaaataaattCCTGAGCAACGCTGGAGGCTGTAAACGGGTGCCGAATAGGAACAAAATATGCATATTTAGAAAGACGATCGACAACCAACATGACTACTGAAAACCCATTGGAGATCGGAAATTCTTCCACATAATCTATGCTAACATCATTCCAAATCCTTTCAGGTACTGGAAGAGGCTGCAGCAACCCAGCAGGTCGCATACTATCTATATTCGCTCATTgacaaggatgacattccaaatgTAATGTTTCATATAATCCTCCATGCCCGACCACTAGAAATTTTGTTTCACCTTGGCAAGCATTTTATGAAATCCGAAATGGCCGCCTTCGGTTGAAGAGTGACACATAGACATCATAGTAGGTAAGAGGGGAGATTTTGAGCTCAACAAAATAGCACAATCTTTAAAGGAAACACCATCATGGTTCA
Encoded here:
- the LOC141666109 gene encoding uncharacterized protein LOC141666109; translated protein: MRPAGLLQPLPVPERIWNDVSIDYVEEFPISNGFSVVMLVVDRLSKYAYFVPIRHPFTASSVAQEFISNIFHLYGVPLTIVQAVDDYLQDMDLLLKTLRTNLLDAQNRMKQFADRHGRELAYEVGDYVYVKLQPYRESRMVSRSLAKLSPRFFSPYKILANLGSVVYRLELRQGSLVHNMFHVSLLRKSEVSIPEPFPLFISEPSKSTAELQPEHILEERVVQRGKYRPKMEILVQWEGQTPENTTWENKWHFTHIFPQFHLEARVFSGIDGGIGRGALITAIGGIGSSNLSMGISDSIVGVGVEIHANLSSSIDGHFNYGIRGGSIGVALVVALLVALDVALVTYGWLL